The Flavobacteriales bacterium genome includes a region encoding these proteins:
- a CDS encoding histidine kinase, whose protein sequence is MIWLLANTTFVFSQETRYVNYTVEDGLPSAEVYFAQEDINGYMWFGTDRGLCRYDGYKFTTFTSENSALTSNTIFKCYEAPNHDLWFTCYDGSIVVYDIDVGKLIQSPLTEHLQSIRWWTKRLEFRGDFIYVHLVFDTQGFYEYSTSKKTFRRIEFDENNISNPINIAGADFSIRKDRVLQDIYLYNYPLKENFFLTEFSLKKDSMVYFFNQTTVMKTDGKTAEFVAELDGKVNTLFDYQGQLMAATEKGIINFSQKDNLPILPDVKFTYVFKSTDGIVWATSLNAGIFSFPLLSFNNKKIQFQDYNDLNTGKITSLKAVSNKLIIGTSEEKIYQYSDVGMRQVIDKVYHRPERLSILQIDVRGDEFYITGQFKYRLINNNFTPQRIHHHSAGINFPLRGGKIICTGYSPGYIVFGGAKDSVNVETENERLICVDQDENGVVWFGGLHGLWFASENNLTKPQRFTEYQPLKTRINNVVHSKQNVIVFGTSANGLILKKGNDYMILNQESGLNSNFINSLEFENDSILWAGTNKGISKILLKPSISQSKVLFSMNTDDGLKSNFINALTVWNDELWMGTDKGLQYFNLKNLVPTNVAPRLNLERIIVAQQDSFTFSDNVFQYYQNDISIQFVGICFKKPVGEFYKYRLIVDGDTSTAFTFTNNTQVDFFNLLPGKYRFEVLCRNKNDLWSEAKVYNFTIVPHFSDTLWFKLLMTFIGLVIAGIVIYWQYREIKSKNEKLNQIRELQFKFKDSELATLRSQMNPHFVFNALNSIQSYILDNNTKIAANYVQRFSSLMRAGLEYSRSEYIALNKEMSFLDNYLTIEQLRFPDRFTFKIELLGDYDAEDYLVPPLLIQPIVENSVKHAFKPDETNGKILITFEPRENYVLCTVTDNGVGINSGGTTRKVKHRSLGIEVVKNRLELLGNEHFKPSINYTDLSEENENITGTKVEVTLPIG, encoded by the coding sequence GTGATTTGGCTTTTAGCAAACACCACCTTCGTTTTTTCGCAAGAAACAAGATACGTCAACTATACAGTTGAAGACGGTTTACCGAGTGCTGAAGTATATTTTGCCCAAGAGGATATAAACGGATATATGTGGTTTGGCACCGATAGAGGTTTGTGCCGATATGACGGGTATAAGTTTACAACCTTTACCAGCGAAAATTCTGCACTAACCAGCAACACTATTTTTAAATGTTATGAAGCCCCAAATCATGATTTATGGTTTACGTGCTATGATGGGAGTATTGTGGTGTATGATATAGATGTTGGTAAATTGATTCAAAGCCCATTAACAGAGCATCTACAGAGTATTCGATGGTGGACAAAACGTTTAGAATTCAGGGGCGATTTTATTTATGTTCATTTAGTTTTTGATACACAAGGTTTTTATGAGTATTCCACTTCTAAAAAAACGTTCCGAAGAATAGAGTTCGATGAAAATAATATAAGTAATCCAATCAATATTGCAGGAGCTGATTTTTCCATTCGAAAAGATAGGGTTTTACAGGATATATACCTCTACAATTACCCCTTGAAAGAGAATTTTTTCCTGACTGAATTCAGTTTGAAAAAAGATAGCATGGTCTATTTTTTTAATCAAACAACAGTAATGAAAACCGACGGAAAGACTGCTGAATTTGTGGCTGAACTAGATGGGAAGGTCAATACACTTTTTGATTATCAAGGCCAATTGATGGCTGCAACAGAAAAGGGTATAATTAATTTTTCGCAAAAGGACAACTTGCCCATATTGCCGGATGTTAAATTTACATATGTATTCAAAAGCACCGACGGCATAGTTTGGGCAACAAGTTTAAACGCTGGAATTTTTTCTTTTCCACTGCTAAGTTTTAATAATAAAAAAATACAGTTTCAGGATTATAATGATTTGAACACTGGTAAAATAACTTCATTGAAGGCCGTTTCAAACAAACTCATTATTGGCACCTCAGAAGAAAAAATTTATCAGTATTCGGATGTTGGAATGAGGCAGGTGATTGATAAAGTTTATCACAGACCCGAAAGGCTTTCCATTTTGCAAATCGATGTGCGTGGTGATGAATTTTATATAACCGGTCAGTTTAAATACAGGCTTATAAACAACAATTTTACACCACAAAGAATTCATCATCACAGTGCCGGAATCAATTTCCCGCTCAGAGGAGGAAAGATTATTTGTACAGGTTATTCTCCTGGATACATAGTGTTTGGGGGTGCAAAGGATTCGGTCAATGTTGAAACTGAAAATGAAAGATTGATTTGTGTAGATCAGGATGAAAACGGAGTTGTGTGGTTTGGTGGATTGCATGGGCTTTGGTTTGCATCTGAAAACAACCTGACAAAGCCTCAAAGGTTCACAGAATATCAACCACTTAAAACACGAATTAACAATGTTGTGCACAGTAAACAGAATGTCATTGTTTTTGGAACAAGTGCAAACGGATTGATACTAAAAAAGGGAAATGACTACATGATACTAAATCAAGAAAGTGGTTTAAATAGTAATTTTATCAATAGTCTTGAGTTCGAAAACGACAGCATCCTTTGGGCCGGAACCAACAAAGGCATTAGTAAAATTTTACTTAAACCTTCAATATCTCAGTCCAAAGTACTTTTTAGCATGAATACCGATGATGGTCTAAAGTCAAACTTTATAAATGCACTTACCGTTTGGAATGATGAACTTTGGATGGGCACTGATAAGGGATTACAATACTTTAACCTTAAAAATTTAGTACCTACCAACGTCGCACCCCGCCTCAATTTAGAGCGAATCATTGTGGCACAGCAGGATAGTTTTACCTTTTCGGATAATGTTTTTCAGTATTATCAAAACGATATTTCTATTCAGTTTGTAGGAATATGCTTTAAGAAGCCTGTTGGCGAATTTTATAAGTATCGGCTTATTGTTGATGGTGATACTTCTACAGCTTTTACTTTTACAAACAACACCCAGGTAGATTTCTTTAACCTATTGCCCGGGAAATACCGATTTGAAGTTTTATGCCGAAATAAAAATGACCTGTGGAGCGAGGCCAAAGTGTACAATTTTACAATAGTCCCACATTTTAGCGATACGCTTTGGTTTAAGTTATTGATGACTTTTATTGGGCTGGTCATAGCAGGCATTGTCATCTATTGGCAATACCGAGAAATAAAGTCGAAAAATGAAAAGCTAAACCAGATTCGTGAACTTCAGTTTAAGTTTAAAGATTCGGAACTTGCCACCTTGCGAAGCCAAATGAATCCACACTTTGTGTTTAATGCGTTAAACTCAATTCAGTCATACATTTTAGATAATAACACAAAAATAGCGGCCAATTATGTGCAACGATTTTCATCTTTGATGCGTGCCGGGTTGGAATATTCACGTTCAGAATACATTGCTTTAAACAAAGAGATGTCGTTTTTGGATAATTATTTGACCATCGAGCAATTGCGTTTTCCGGATAGATTTACATTCAAAATAGAATTGTTGGGCGATTATGATGCGGAAGACTATTTGGTGCCACCCTTATTGATACAGCCAATTGTAGAAAATAGTGTGAAACATGCCTTTAAACCAGATGAAACCAACGGAAAAATTCTTATTACATTTGAACCAAGAGAAAACTATGTGTTGTGCACGGTTACTGATAACGGAGTAGGAATTAATTCGGGAGGCACAACAAGAAAGGTAAAACATCGTTCATTAGGTATTGAAGTGGTGAAAAACCGCTTAGAATTGCTTGGCAATGAACATTTTAAACCCTCCATAAACTACACCGACCTGAGCGAAGAAAATGAAAATATAACTGGAACAAAAGTGGAAGTGACTTTACCTATTGGTTGA
- the tilS gene encoding tRNA lysidine(34) synthetase TilS — translation MQEQLEQILFNDLGLKKSDKILVAVSGGADSVVLLRLMKTIGIDVSVAHCNFGLRGEESDGDEKFVIELCKKLDVPYFIQSFDTQLESKRTKKTIQETARNLRYNWFFELLREHNFLYLAVAHNKTDNLETVFINQIRGSGIHGFKGIGHDFNRKIIRPLLSFTSSEIRTFAAKNNWEYRNDSSNDSDKYLRNKLRQELLPVLTKIEPNIEEIVFKNSQKVTEHIELYNFLLSEKIRPLLIEEGEQFKIPKVEIKRFPQSHLVLYDLLNTFGFSIAQCIEITQNITVGSVYHSHTHKLNIDRECYFIKPLKSSEESIQIDTLGIYTWKNVQIEFSKIPESEVDFSDCCSCFFDMNKTILPILVRAWKKGDKIQPFGMKGKKLVSDILVDNKIALFDKKNIPVFCDSDNEIIWIGGLNTSEKLRFSARGRTEKTFGRFRIDLKK, via the coding sequence GTGCAAGAACAATTGGAGCAAATACTTTTTAATGACCTCGGTTTGAAAAAATCCGACAAAATTCTTGTAGCCGTTAGTGGTGGGGCTGATAGCGTAGTGCTTTTGCGATTGATGAAAACCATTGGTATTGACGTTTCGGTGGCACATTGCAATTTTGGTTTAAGAGGAGAAGAAAGCGATGGTGACGAAAAATTTGTCATCGAGCTTTGCAAGAAACTCGATGTTCCTTATTTCATTCAGTCATTTGACACACAATTAGAATCCAAAAGAACAAAGAAAACCATACAAGAAACTGCAAGAAACTTGAGATACAATTGGTTTTTTGAGCTGTTAAGAGAACATAACTTTTTGTATTTGGCCGTAGCTCACAACAAAACTGACAATCTCGAAACGGTTTTTATCAATCAGATTAGAGGTAGCGGTATCCACGGTTTTAAAGGCATAGGGCATGATTTTAATCGAAAAATAATCCGTCCATTATTGAGCTTTACTTCTTCCGAAATAAGAACTTTTGCCGCCAAAAATAATTGGGAATATCGCAATGATTCGAGCAATGATTCAGACAAATATTTGAGAAATAAACTAAGACAAGAATTGCTGCCCGTATTGACCAAAATTGAACCTAATATTGAGGAAATTGTTTTTAAAAACAGCCAAAAAGTGACCGAACATATTGAGCTTTACAATTTTCTATTAAGCGAAAAAATCAGACCGCTTTTGATAGAAGAAGGCGAACAGTTTAAAATTCCAAAAGTAGAGATTAAACGTTTTCCACAAAGCCATTTAGTGTTGTATGATTTGTTAAACACTTTTGGCTTTAGTATTGCCCAATGTATCGAAATTACTCAAAACATAACTGTAGGTTCCGTTTACCATTCGCACACCCACAAACTGAATATTGACCGTGAATGTTATTTCATAAAACCACTAAAATCATCAGAAGAAAGTATCCAAATTGACACTCTCGGTATTTATACATGGAAAAATGTGCAAATTGAGTTTAGTAAAATACCGGAATCAGAAGTTGACTTTTCCGACTGTTGCTCCTGTTTTTTTGACATGAATAAAACTATACTCCCGATATTGGTGAGAGCATGGAAAAAAGGAGACAAAATTCAACCATTTGGAATGAAAGGCAAAAAATTAGTGAGCGATATATTAGTTGATAACAAAATTGCATTGTTCGACAAAAAGAACATTCCCGTTTTTTGTGATTCTGACAACGAAATAATTTGGATTGGAGGATTAAATACGTCCGAAAAACTAAGATTTTCAGCAAGAGGGAGAACAGAAAAAACCTTTGGGAGATTTAGAATTGATTTAAAAAAATAA
- the msrA gene encoding peptide-methionine (S)-S-oxide reductase MsrA, which produces MRTTLVYFALILMLPLVGCSQNKKIKENKVEMSDSEENLDTTDIKNMDTATFGAGCFWCVEAVFQMMKGVEKVESGYAGGHLKNPSYKEVCSGNTGHAEVARIWFDSSIISYETLLDIFWHAHNPTTLNRQGNDVGTQYRSVIFYHNEKQKEIAEKSKIATDSSGLWPDSIVTEILSVPDYYSAEDYHQNYLENNPGNPYCSAVVAPKVQKIRQKYKALLKE; this is translated from the coding sequence ATGAGAACAACGCTTGTTTATTTCGCACTGATTTTGATGTTGCCCTTAGTTGGGTGTTCTCAGAATAAAAAAATAAAAGAAAACAAAGTAGAAATGAGTGATTCAGAAGAAAATTTAGATACCACAGATATAAAAAATATGGATACCGCCACCTTTGGTGCAGGATGCTTTTGGTGTGTTGAGGCTGTTTTTCAAATGATGAAGGGAGTAGAAAAAGTGGAGTCTGGGTATGCAGGTGGACATTTGAAGAACCCAAGCTATAAGGAGGTTTGTTCTGGCAATACGGGTCATGCCGAGGTGGCTCGGATTTGGTTTGATAGTTCAATCATAAGCTATGAAACCCTATTGGATATTTTTTGGCATGCCCACAACCCAACCACATTAAACCGACAGGGAAACGATGTTGGAACACAATATCGGTCGGTTATTTTTTATCATAACGAAAAGCAAAAGGAAATAGCCGAAAAAAGTAAAATAGCAACCGACAGCAGTGGCTTATGGCCAGATTCTATTGTTACAGAAATTTTGTCCGTTCCCGACTATTATTCTGCCGAAGATTATCATCAAAACTATCTCGAGAATAATCCCGGGAACCCTTACTGTTCGGCAGTTGTAGCTCCGAAGGTGCAAAAAATCCGTCAGAAGTATAAAGCACTTTTGAAGGAGTGA
- a CDS encoding aspartate 1-decarboxylase, which yields MMIEVLKSKIHNVKVTQTELRYVGSITIDEDLLDAANMIEGEKVLVVNNNNGERLETYIIKGERGSGMVCLNGAAARKAQWGDQLIIISFAHMDFEEAKRFTPYIVFPDANNRINH from the coding sequence ATGATGATAGAAGTCCTAAAATCGAAAATTCACAACGTAAAGGTTACACAAACCGAATTGCGGTATGTGGGCAGCATAACCATTGATGAAGATTTGCTGGATGCCGCCAATATGATTGAGGGAGAAAAAGTGTTGGTTGTAAACAACAACAATGGCGAGCGTTTGGAAACATACATCATAAAAGGTGAAAGAGGTAGCGGTATGGTTTGCCTAAATGGGGCTGCCGCAAGAAAAGCCCAATGGGGAGATCAACTCATCATTATTTCATTTGCACACATGGATTTTGAGGAAGCCAAAAGGTTTACCCCATACATTGTTTTTCCGGATGCCAATAATCGCATAAATCATTGA
- a CDS encoding T9SS type A sorting domain-containing protein produces the protein MRIFIVTISLITNYFFAQGQLISNGLIGYWPFNGNANDESSNSNNGTVYNATLTTDRFGDTSSAYYFDGNGDYIDCGNNSSLFVSTNTTNFWFKYNSDTTKIQVMVNDANSNSGEWGAAYKFEPNGGIQAGLSGGANDAWLSARTNKSYADNKWHMFTSTYSAIDNSFNVYIDGCFVTAKTHQRYGFTNGKDSLQHNGTDHWIFGAHSQYFSSTINAGPRYYQGSLDDIMLFNRVLTPIEVMKLYMGEVCIRTDTNYVTINDTTFYHFYDTTHVYDTAHTMVYDTTHIQIFDTTYVTLYDTTHVIVFDTTYLTKFVYDTIQIKVYDTSYVIIPLYDTIKYTTYDTVVTYEKVYISVTDTLFINIDDPSGGGQKSCKIRIYPNPTNDFVFIDSKQGCSLNGYRIKIVNDIGQLIYQTSLNGSIQGVDISKFASNGFYVVEIISPQGISLERKIIILY, from the coding sequence ATGCGAATTTTCATTGTTACCATTTCCCTCATAACGAACTATTTCTTTGCCCAAGGACAATTAATTTCTAATGGGCTAATTGGTTATTGGCCATTTAATGGCAACGCCAACGACGAGAGCTCAAACAGCAATAATGGGACGGTTTATAATGCAACATTAACAACAGACCGCTTCGGTGACACAAGCTCTGCTTATTATTTCGATGGCAATGGAGACTACATTGATTGCGGGAATAACTCAAGTTTATTTGTTTCCACTAATACAACAAATTTTTGGTTTAAGTACAACAGTGACACAACCAAAATTCAAGTAATGGTCAACGATGCCAACTCAAATAGCGGGGAATGGGGAGCCGCATACAAGTTTGAACCAAACGGCGGCATTCAAGCCGGTTTGTCTGGTGGGGCAAATGATGCTTGGTTGTCAGCGAGGACAAATAAGTCTTATGCTGATAATAAGTGGCATATGTTTACCTCAACATACTCTGCCATAGATAACTCATTTAACGTTTACATAGATGGATGTTTTGTTACGGCTAAAACTCACCAAAGGTATGGTTTTACCAACGGGAAAGACAGTTTACAGCACAACGGCACTGATCATTGGATTTTTGGTGCTCACAGCCAATATTTTTCTAGCACAATTAACGCAGGGCCAAGATATTATCAAGGCTCTTTGGATGACATTATGCTATTTAATCGGGTTCTTACGCCCATTGAAGTTATGAAATTATATATGGGTGAAGTGTGCATAAGGACTGACACAAATTATGTAACTATTAATGATACTACCTTTTATCATTTTTACGATACAACTCATGTTTATGACACCGCCCACACCATGGTTTATGATACAACTCATATTCAAATTTTCGACACGACCTATGTTACTTTATACGACACTACTCATGTTATTGTATTTGATACAACATATTTAACGAAATTTGTTTATGATACTATTCAAATAAAAGTATATGATACATCCTATGTCATTATTCCTCTTTACGACACCATAAAGTACACAACCTATGATACCGTTGTCACTTATGAAAAGGTATATATTTCTGTCACGGACACCTTGTTCATAAATATTGATGATCCCTCTGGAGGTGGACAGAAAAGTTGTAAAATTAGAATCTACCCGAACCCCACCAATGACTTTGTTTTTATTGACTCGAAACAGGGGTGTAGCCTAAATGGTTACCGAATAAAAATTGTCAACGACATAGGGCAACTGATATATCAAACCTCTCTGAATGGTTCAATACAGGGGGTTGATATTAGCAAATTTGCTTCCAATGGATTTTATGTTGTGGAAATAATTAGCCCTCAGGGAATATCTTTAGAGAGAAAAATTATTATCCTCTACTAA
- a CDS encoding T9SS type A sorting domain-containing protein: MKRILILLILSATSIFSNAQIITNGLVGYWPFNGNANDESTNSNDGTVTGATLTSDRFGISNSAYYFDGNGDYIDCGNDKSLMISTHSVNFWFKYNSDTTKIQEMINDANSLNGEFGASFKFDPTGGILSGMGGGSSDAWISANSKKSFADNDWHMFTSVYNAKTNYFALYIDGCFFTGKTNERYGFKLGKDSLIHNGSNHWIFGAHSQYFSSTNNAGPRYYNGSLDDIMFFNRPLTPKEIMKLYVGEVCISEVTIYDTIKYYDTISLAVTDTLYIKFNVGSTGGNKSLASVKVYPNPSSGLIYIDAQIPSFASGYSLTIRDNVGKSIYQSSITSTTTTVNLTNFTAKGIYYVEISDPSGGVISTKKIVIY; the protein is encoded by the coding sequence ATGAAACGCATTCTAATTCTACTTATACTTTCGGCTACTTCCATTTTTTCTAATGCCCAAATAATTACCAATGGGTTGGTTGGTTATTGGCCCTTTAATGGCAATGCCAACGATGAAAGCACCAACAGCAATGATGGCACTGTTACTGGAGCAACACTTACCTCCGATAGATTTGGAATATCCAACTCCGCCTATTATTTCGATGGGAATGGGGATTATATAGACTGTGGAAATGACAAAAGTTTGATGATTTCAACGCATTCAGTAAATTTTTGGTTCAAATACAACAGCGATACAACAAAAATTCAAGAAATGATAAACGATGCCAATTCGCTTAATGGTGAATTTGGTGCATCATTTAAATTCGATCCAACCGGGGGGATTTTGTCTGGGATGGGTGGAGGCTCAAGCGATGCATGGATTTCAGCTAACTCAAAAAAATCATTTGCAGATAATGATTGGCATATGTTTACCAGTGTATATAATGCAAAAACTAACTACTTTGCACTTTATATAGACGGCTGTTTCTTTACAGGCAAAACAAATGAACGATACGGATTTAAACTAGGCAAAGACAGTCTAATTCACAATGGAAGTAATCATTGGATTTTTGGTGCTCATAGCCAGTATTTTTCTTCTACCAACAATGCCGGACCGAGATATTACAACGGTTCATTAGATGACATCATGTTTTTCAACCGCCCACTAACCCCAAAAGAAATTATGAAACTTTATGTTGGAGAAGTTTGCATTTCAGAGGTTACCATCTACGATACCATAAAATATTACGATACCATTAGTTTGGCAGTTACCGACACCTTATACATCAAATTTAATGTGGGTTCTACCGGTGGAAACAAATCTCTTGCAAGTGTTAAAGTGTATCCAAATCCAAGTTCTGGCTTGATTTATATTGATGCTCAAATTCCCTCTTTTGCCAGTGGTTATTCCTTAACAATAAGAGATAATGTTGGAAAATCAATTTACCAATCATCCATCACATCAACCACAACAACAGTCAACCTTACCAACTTTACCGCCAAAGGGATATACTATGTAGAAATTTCGGATCCATCAGGAGGCGTTATTTCTACCAAAAAAATTGTTATATACTAG
- a CDS encoding response regulator, producing MRVILVDDEINSIKLLKNYLADYDENLKVVGEFTNPEKAIEEINLLKPDLILLDIEMPQISGFELIERVNLSNTEIIFITAYEQYAIRAIKCSAIDYILKPIDFEELKNGLDKAKLSLQNNSLRLEALKDEAHKETPDYIVIPSRSEYLKLFLSDVLYGEGERGGYTTFYLKNGSNVVASKSLTFYDELLVPNNFLKVQRAVIVNLDEVKSFNERDRQLIFKNGKTVGVSDGKRKHLLEYFKN from the coding sequence ATGCGTGTAATATTAGTTGATGACGAGATTAACAGTATCAAACTTTTAAAAAACTATTTGGCCGACTACGATGAAAACCTAAAAGTAGTCGGTGAGTTTACAAACCCTGAAAAAGCTATTGAGGAAATAAATTTATTAAAGCCGGATTTAATTCTACTGGATATTGAAATGCCCCAAATTAGTGGTTTTGAACTCATTGAGCGGGTAAATTTGTCGAACACCGAGATTATTTTTATAACCGCCTACGAACAGTATGCTATTCGGGCAATTAAATGTTCTGCAATAGATTATATTTTAAAACCCATTGATTTTGAAGAACTTAAAAATGGTTTGGACAAGGCTAAATTATCGCTTCAAAACAATTCCCTACGATTGGAAGCACTCAAAGATGAAGCCCACAAAGAAACTCCTGATTATATAGTCATTCCGTCACGTTCAGAATACCTAAAACTATTTTTGAGCGATGTGCTTTATGGCGAAGGTGAAAGGGGAGGATACACTACTTTTTATTTAAAGAATGGTTCTAATGTAGTGGCTTCCAAATCATTAACTTTTTATGATGAGCTTCTGGTTCCAAATAACTTTTTAAAAGTTCAACGAGCTGTTATTGTCAATTTGGATGAAGTAAAATCTTTCAATGAACGAGACAGGCAATTGATTTTTAAGAACGGAAAAACGGTCGGAGTCTCCGATGGGAAGCGAAAACATCTGCTGGAGTACTTCAAAAATTAA
- a CDS encoding flippase-like domain-containing protein: protein MKKSTLDILKKIFYPVLAIGLMVWVVYKIEDKESAWNAIKEANYLWVLLAAFAGFLSHLIRAIRWKMLIEPLGYESRIKTGFYAIMVGYMVNYVTPRFGEVMRCALKNRTDKVPIDKLAGTVFTERVFDLIITALITLAAIIFQYDLIWNFLVDQFNQNQQNGTIKLIILGALPLMGIVGIIIFNKIKSKEIANPVVKKVIDFISGLLDGAKSIFKLKRPFLFIFYTLAIWFMYLMVSYLIFFAVDGTSHLGMDAALTTLIMATIAVIIPAPNIGGFHYFVPLGLASLYGINKDIATSYAIISHASQMLMICIIGGISFYLVGIEEKRKNVIAQNID from the coding sequence TTGAAAAAAAGTACGTTAGATATTCTTAAAAAGATATTTTACCCTGTGTTGGCCATCGGCCTTATGGTTTGGGTAGTTTATAAAATTGAGGATAAAGAAAGTGCTTGGAATGCCATAAAAGAAGCCAATTATTTATGGGTTTTGTTGGCAGCCTTTGCAGGCTTTTTAAGCCATTTAATCAGAGCAATACGCTGGAAAATGCTGATTGAGCCATTGGGTTATGAGTCACGAATAAAAACCGGGTTTTATGCCATCATGGTTGGTTACATGGTTAACTATGTGACACCCCGTTTTGGAGAGGTAATGCGGTGTGCTTTAAAAAACAGAACCGACAAAGTGCCAATTGACAAACTTGCCGGAACTGTGTTTACTGAGCGGGTTTTTGATTTGATTATTACAGCCTTGATTACTTTGGCCGCCATTATTTTTCAGTATGATTTAATTTGGAATTTTTTGGTTGACCAATTCAATCAAAACCAACAAAATGGGACTATAAAACTGATTATTTTGGGTGCATTGCCTTTAATGGGAATAGTGGGAATAATTATTTTTAACAAAATAAAATCAAAAGAAATAGCAAATCCCGTGGTTAAAAAGGTAATTGATTTTATATCAGGGTTGCTGGATGGAGCCAAGAGTATTTTTAAACTAAAAAGGCCTTTTCTTTTTATTTTTTATACACTGGCTATTTGGTTCATGTATTTAATGGTTTCATACCTAATCTTTTTTGCGGTTGATGGGACTTCACATTTAGGGATGGATGCAGCCCTTACCACACTGATAATGGCAACAATTGCAGTAATAATACCAGCACCAAATATTGGTGGATTTCATTATTTTGTTCCATTAGGTTTGGCTTCGCTGTATGGCATAAATAAAGATATTGCAACCAGCTATGCTATTATATCCCATGCCAGTCAAATGCTGATGATTTGTATAATTGGCGGTATTTCGTTTTATCTTGTAGGAATAGAAGAAAAAAGAAAAAATGTCATTGCACAGAACATTGATTGA
- the rfaE2 gene encoding D-glycero-beta-D-manno-heptose 1-phosphate adenylyltransferase, whose translation MSLHRTLIDSKIVNQESLVQKISDWKKSNLRIVFTNGCFDLLHKGHVDYLAKAADLGDVLVVGLNSDASVSRLKGKNRPIQNQDSRAAIMASLECVSAVCIFNEETPENLIQKAKPDVLVKGGDYTIETIVGADFVLSRGGMVETIPFLEGFSTSAIETKILHSKK comes from the coding sequence ATGTCATTGCACAGAACATTGATTGATTCAAAAATTGTGAATCAAGAGTCGTTGGTTCAAAAAATTTCGGATTGGAAAAAGTCGAATTTAAGAATCGTATTTACCAATGGTTGTTTTGATTTACTGCACAAAGGTCATGTTGATTATTTAGCAAAGGCTGCTGATTTAGGCGATGTTTTAGTGGTTGGTTTGAATTCGGATGCTTCCGTTTCAAGACTAAAAGGAAAAAACAGACCTATTCAAAATCAAGATAGTCGTGCAGCCATAATGGCATCGCTTGAGTGTGTTTCGGCGGTGTGCATTTTCAATGAAGAAACACCTGAAAATTTGATACAAAAGGCAAAACCTGATGTTCTGGTAAAGGGAGGAGATTATACAATTGAGACCATTGTTGGGGCAGATTTTGTTTTGAGCCGTGGAGGAATGGTAGAGACCATACCATTTCTCGAGGGGTTTTCTACCTCGGCTATTGAAACCAAAATATTACACTCAAAAAAATGA